Proteins from a genomic interval of Drosophila melanogaster chromosome 2R:
- the CG46398 gene encoding uncharacterized protein: protein MADTKSQAETFIENVLGIDDGKASLSAGELPMARSFFCPLLLLVLWIVSLSILGCICVCCKFVKSESFTSYDSDSFELQEVHIVEPRLGHVKGCACLECLHRQFEQSNGK, encoded by the exons ATGGCAGATACGAAATCCCAAGCGgaaacatttattgaaaacGTCCTGGGCATTGATGATGGAAAAGCAAGCTTAAGTGCGGGCGAACTACCTATGGCCAGGAGTTTTTTCTGTCCGCTCCTGCTGCTTGTTCTTTGGATAGTCTCCTTAA GCATTTTGGGTTGTATATGCGTGTGCTGCAAGTTTGTGAAATCGGAATCATTTACGAGCTACGACTCCGACAGCTTTGAGCTGCAGGAGGTTCATATCGTAGAGCCCAGACTTGGACATGTCAAAGGATGTGCGTGCCTGGAGTGCCTGCATCGCCAATTCGAGCAAAGTAATGGAAAGT